One genomic region from Saprospiraceae bacterium encodes:
- a CDS encoding ribonucleotide-diphosphate reductase subunit beta, with the protein MEQRVEPILQENPNRFVIFPLQHNDIWQFYKDSVATFWVAEEIDLAQDIITWQEGLTDDERHFIKHVLAFFAASDGIVNENLAENMLRMVQYPEAKFFYGYQIMIENIHSETYSLLIDTYIKDPQEKDYLFHAIDHMPCVKKKADWAMRWIEQGSFHEQLVAFAAVEGIFFSGSFCSIFWLKKRGLMPGLTFSNELISRDEGMHCDFACMIYNKHLVNKLSDEQVENIIRDAVEIEKEFVTDALPVRLIGMNADLMCQYIEFVADRLLMSLGNKKIYNVENPFPFMEMISLTGKTNFFEKRVGEYKKSGIGTTRDTQVFSINADF; encoded by the coding sequence ATGGAGCAACGTGTCGAACCAATTCTACAAGAGAACCCTAACCGGTTTGTGATATTCCCTTTACAACATAATGATATATGGCAGTTTTATAAAGACTCTGTAGCCACCTTTTGGGTAGCAGAAGAGATTGACCTTGCACAAGACATCATCACCTGGCAAGAGGGGCTGACAGATGACGAAAGACATTTCATCAAACATGTATTGGCCTTTTTTGCTGCCAGTGATGGCATCGTCAATGAAAACCTGGCAGAAAATATGCTCCGCATGGTGCAGTATCCCGAAGCTAAATTTTTCTATGGCTACCAGATCATGATTGAAAACATACATTCAGAGACCTATTCTTTATTGATAGACACATATATCAAGGATCCTCAGGAGAAGGATTACCTCTTCCATGCCATAGATCATATGCCTTGTGTCAAGAAAAAAGCTGATTGGGCGATGCGTTGGATAGAGCAGGGCTCGTTTCATGAGCAGCTGGTTGCATTTGCCGCGGTAGAAGGCATATTTTTTAGTGGATCGTTTTGTTCCATCTTCTGGCTCAAAAAGCGTGGCTTGATGCCTGGACTCACTTTCTCCAATGAGCTGATATCCAGAGATGAAGGCATGCACTGTGATTTTGCCTGTATGATCTATAATAAGCATCTGGTCAATAAATTATCAGATGAGCAAGTCGAAAACATCATCAGAGATGCAGTAGAGATTGAGAAGGAATTTGTCACGGATGCCTTGCCAGTACGCCTGATCGGTATGAATGCAGATCTGATGTGCCAGTATATCGAGTTCGTAGCAGACAGGTTATTGATGTCATTGGGCAATAAAAAGATATACAATGTGGAGAATCCTTTCCCATTTATGGAGATGATCTCTCTGACCGGCAAAACTAATTTCTTCGAAAAGAGAGTGGGGGAGTATAAGAAATCGGGCATCGGTACTACGCGAGACACACAAGTATTCAGCATCAATGCTGACTTTTAA